The Osmerus eperlanus chromosome 9, fOsmEpe2.1, whole genome shotgun sequence genomic sequence CGCAGCATGCTACAACCTGCCTGTCCTTTTGGTACTTACTGGGCACTCCAATGTGGTTCTCCACAAAGCGGATGTAGTTCTGGGCCTTGGCCGGAAGGTCGTTCCACTTCCTGGCTGCTGATGTGTCAGCCTTCCAGCCTGGGAACGTTTCATACTCCACATCTACCTTGTGCAAAACTTCCATGTTCGCTGGAATAAATTACGATTAATTTTCATATAATCCAGGGAAGAATGTTTCGTTACACGAGTGGGACATGTTCCACCCATAAGacctttgcacagtactgtacttTAGAGAATACGTATGCTTCTGCCAACATCATACCTGGGAAATGAGGGACTCTTTTTCCATTGACCTTGTAGGCCACTCCTACTTTGATTTCATCCAACACATCAAGGATGTCAAGTTTTGTCAAAGCAATGCTGTAGACAAATAACACGTCCACAGTAAGTACTCATTTGCTCAAAGGCaaatatgtacatttacattacattttacatttagtcatttagcagacgctcttatccagagcgacttacagtaagtacagggacattcccccgaggcaagtagggtgaagtgccttgcccaaggacacaacgtcagttggcatggccgggaatcgaactggcaacctttggattactatcccgattccctcaccgctcagccacctgactcccctgactaTGTGATAACAGACATAACTTCTTTTTAGCTTAGAGGAAGAAGGAAAGCGTGAAAGTGTGGTGTTCCTGAGCCCTCACGCGGTGAAGCCGTTGATCATGTGTGCGTATCTCAGGATGACCAGATCCAGCCAACCACAGCGCCGCTTCCTGCCCGTGGTCACGCCCACCTCGTGACCCCTGGTCTGCAGAAGTTCCCCCACAGCCTGCAAAACACAGCTCACTCATCACCAAGACGACAGACGGGAACATCCCACGTATACATCTACCTATACAACACTTATCAAATGAACTGATACAGTAACTGACGTCTGCATAGCATTATCAACACTATGTTCGTTCTGACTGAGAGATCAAGTTGCGACATGTTGACCTCTAGCCCGATGGCCAGTTCTCATGTTAGGTAATTTAACCCAAGAACAGACAGTAAATCTATCTTGAACCCGGACACTAGCCCTAAATTTATCTCCTGAACATGTGATCGACATAAGAGCGCTAGAGAGTCAGGACTGGTCTCACACAATATGACAGCTGTTCCACCGGGCTAACACCTCGTAGCCCAGCCCTGCTGCATGTCAGTCATATGATCTCCATGAAAACAGTCACCAAACATATCAAGCTCCTTTTGTACCACATGTAAGAGCTATTATACATAGCTCTACAATCAAACCAACTCTGTCTGAAACATGCTTCTTCATGTTTGTGGAACCAGAGACCGACAGTGAGTCAGACCTCGCTGGTGCTGGAGCCTTTTGTGTTCAGACGGGGTCTTATGTAACCGAGTCAAATTGGTTCAACTCCCTCCTCAGTGTAAATACCAACCACCCGCACCATCGAAGATCCAActtttcggtggtgtagctggttaaagtGATGTTTGTAAAGGTGGTAGTCATGTTGTAAGTAAGACAACCCAAGTTCAAAGCCCAGTACGAGGAAGCTACACTGACGAGCGACAACACCCGCTACACCtgccacacctgttacacctgttacaccaGCTACCCGCTACACCtgccacacctgttacacctgttacaccaGCTACCCGCTACACCtgccacacctgttacacctgttacaccaGCTACCCGCTACACCtgccacacctgttacacctgttacaccaGCTACCCGCTACACCtgccacacctgttacacctgttacaccaGCTACCCGCTACACCtgccacacctgttacacctgttacaccaGCTACCCGCTACACCtgccacacctgttacacctgttacaccaGCTACCCGctacacctgttacacctgttacacctgttacaccaGCTACCCGCTACACCCGCTACACCtgccacacctgttacacctgttacaccaGCTACCCGCTACACCCGctacacctgttacacctgttacaccaGCTACCCGCTACACCTGctacacctgttacacctgttacacctgttacaccaGCTACCCGCTACACCCGCTACACACGctacacctgttacacctgttacacctgttacacctgttacacctgcCACACCTATTACACCAGCTACCCGCTACACCtgccacacctgttacaccAGCTACCCGCTACACCTGCCACACCTATTACACCAGCTACCCGCTACACCtgccacacctgttacaccAGCTACCCGCTACACCCGctacacctgttacacctgttacacctgttacaccaGCTACCCGCTACACCtgccacacctgttacaccAGCTACCCGCTACACCCGCTACACCtgccacacctgttacaccAGCTACCCGCTACACCtgccacacctgttacacctgttacacctgttacaccaGCTACCCGCTACACCtgccacacctgttacaccAGCTACCCGCTACACCtgccacacctgttacacctgccacacctgttacacctgccacacctgttacaccAGCTACCCGCTACACCtgccacacctgttacaccAGCTACCCGCTACACCtgccacacctgttacacctgttacacctgttacaccaGCTACCCGCTACACCtgccacacctgttacaccAGCTACCCGCTACACCCGCTACACCTGCTACACTTACATTGAGCTGCTCTGTAGGAAAGGCTCCGATGCCTACTCTTGTGGTGTAGGCTTTCGACACCCCGAACACATCGCCGATGTTCAGGGGAGGGATGCCCAGGCCAGTACAGGCTCCTCCCACGGTGCAGTTTGATGAGGTCACAAAAGGATATGTGCCTGAAGGAAAAAGAAGGTGGTGTTTGAGGGGACGTAGGCTGTACGTGTTTTGTAGCGTGTCTTGACTCTGAAGCGTTCATGTTTACCAAAGTCGATGTCCAGCAGGGCAGCGTTGGCCCCTTCCACCAGGATCTTCTTGGGAGGCCCATGGAGAGCTTCATACATGTAGTAGACTCCATCTCTCACCATCGGCCGCAACCTCTCTCCGTACTCCTGCAACAGCCAGGACAGACATAAGCTAGAAAAATCACTCACAGACAACGGCAGATGTTTCAGACAGCAGTTAGCCCCCGCTTGTGTCTCCTGTACCTTGAGTTCTTTCAGCTGAGCCTCGACATCTGCGATCAGGGACGGGTACATGGACTGGTACTGCTGGACAAGGTTCCTAAATCTGGAAGGACGCCAACAATCATCTCAGTGTAAATGTTAACTGTGGACTGGAGTTCAAAATAACCTTACCCCATTCATATGGGAGGGTTCAGGGTGAACATATTGTGGTTACATAATGTCTCCAGACTGCCATGTGCCCCACCTGGCAGAGAAGTCATTAAAGTCTCCCAGGAGgtcgcacacacgcagacctgTTCGGGATGCTTTGCTGGAATAAGTCGGTCCAATGCCTTTCTTGGTCGTTCCAATACTACAGTGAAGGGGAGAATAAATAATTACACTACATTAATGTGACTGTAACATTGACTtaatttcctcctccctccctccctccctccctccccttccctcctcccctcctcctcctcccctcctccctcccctcctcctcctcctcccctcccctgctcctcctcccttcccccctccctcccctgctcctcctccccttccctcatcctcccttcccccctccctcctcctcctcccctcctcctcctccccctcccctgctcctcctccccttccctcctcctcccctcctccctccctcctcctcctcctcccctcccctcctcacttctTTCCCTCCTGtgcttgtctctgtgtctcctggATTCCATCCACCACTTGGTGGAAATCAAACACTGTTGAGAGACCAAAGAAAATCAACATGAGTTGGAACTTATATAATCATTTATGGTAAACATAGAGCATATTGAACGGTGAACAGCCTCACTTCAGTTGGATTACGTTACAAAATAACAAAGATGTGTACTCACCAAGGTGAGCTCTGTCAGAGACGATCAGCCTCTTCTCCCAGCCTTTGAGACCTGGGAGAAGAACagagaccacaaacacacatgggtCCCGTTGAATCTGGACAATACAGTCTGAAATGTTTTCGAACGTTGTATACCTTTCTTGTCGTTCTTATCGCCCTCCTCGAACAAGCCTGGTAGATGAATGACAACTCCATTCCCTACAAGAACAAGAACGCAAAAACACTTTTTGAATACCAGAAGCAAGATGGCACCAAGATTGGACAAGCACAACACTCACCGATGAGAGAAATGCTTTTGGTGTTGATGATCCCGCTGGGGAGAAGGTGGAAGTCATATTCTTTGCCGTCCACTACAACCGTGTGGCCTGCGTTGTTACCTCCCTGGAGACGCAAAACAAGATCTCATTAAAGAGATTAGTGTCCCTACAACTGTAAACATCATCAAGTAACAAATAAACACTGATCCATAGAAGGAATATCTTACCATATTCAAACAATTGCGGCACATTTGACAACTCAGGGAAAAAGTATAATTTTATTTCAGTCAGTGGGAAATATGCTCTTAGCTCTCCACTCCCTGTtcaaccaagcccccacccctccaccccctgttgCCCACTACTGGATCCCCTGTTGCCCCCTGCCGCACCCGTATATACCCACTACTGGATCAACTATTTTAACAGACTTGGCTGGGAGACCCTTCACTTCATGCCCCTGGCTAAGACCTGGCCTTCTCACATGTCAAGCCACCCTGGGAATGTGACCCACACCAGcccagagggtgggagggggggagggaaaggggaggggagaagagaaggggaggggaaggggggggagaagagaaggggaggggaaggggggggagaagagaaggggaggggaaggggggggagaagagaaggggaggggaaggggggggagaagagaaggggaggggagagttcCTCCCAAGGACCTGAGTAGGATCTTTAAAGGTTCcactgaaattattttttaagTTGATTGATAACAAACTGATGATGCTAGAAAGAGACATGTCTGTGTAACATAACGACACTATTCTAATTTTGAGATTTGATCGCTTTTCTATTGACGTTACTTTGGTATCTTATCAATATACTATCAGTTGTATCAGTCAATTGTTGTTCTGCTGTGTTTTCTGTAACCTTGTATGAAGACTTGTGTCAGATGTATTTCTTGTTTGCCTTATGTTTGGGTTCATCAGTCAGAGATATTTGTTGAATAGGTCAGTGAGGGAACATTTATGTTCCAGCCAGATAATGCAGAGAGAGCTTTCAAGTTGGACACGATCATGTTACATGCTGGCTACTACTGCTAAACAGGGACAGATGACCTGTCAACTTTTGTAATATACCAAACGACCGTATTGTATCTTGGAGTAGATTTTATATACATGACATGCACTGAACATTGCCTCTTGATAATGAAAATGTGATTTCCTGTTGGAACTTTAACCTCCAGCGAAAAAAAGTAGGACCTAGTCCACACCTGTTACTCTGTATGTTTCATTTTGTATACTCACTTTATACAGTAGTCTGGCAGATTGCATTTGGCGAGTTTAACTTAAGACCCGCAGCTACTTTTAAATAAACACCAATGTTGACATTTAAAAAAGAGTTACACGACTGTAGTTTCAACATTTGTCTAATATTACCTGACATCTGCAAACAAGGTCAGACTCAGTCGCCAACAAATCGACAACTTTTCCTTTTCCTTCATCTCCCCACTGCGCGCCGAGCACCACTGTTACTTTGTTCCCTGTGTCGTTGCGTGGTCGCTtcaaccctgccgagggtgggTTGGAGTAGCTTTTGTGATCTTTTGCCGACCAGCTAAACGACATGATAGCTCCAGACCGTCTCACTGGAAAGTGATTTAGCGTTGCTTTGCTGTGTTAGTAACTTCACTGGCCGGTGATGTCACCAAGACGCACGCGATGCGCCAGGCTCTCCGTGGCGCTATTTCTTTGGTTTTCTATGTGAATTTAAGGAATATAGCTATAGACACTCAAACTTATAAACGCACAAAAAAGTATCAAAACTGTGAATTTGAGTTACTTTTTAAGGAAGATTAATGactcctaataataataaatattttattttttaatgtaACGTTAGTCTTAATTTGTGATGAGTAGGCTAGGGCCTACGTGTCTCTCAGTTGTATTCCTAATCTttcaataaaatacaaaataaaaaataaaaaacgctAATGTGCGCTGTGGTCTCTAAATCGTACTGACATTTTGAAACATATTTAAAACGTAATATTATCTTTTTTATTATGTAGGCTACTCCTAAACCATGCTATAATACATCATCACGCTTTATTAAATACGCTTTATGATAAAGTATTTTCTGACAATCATAGAAATAGGCAACTATTAGGAAAATGCATTTGCTTATTTAACAGTTACATAGACAAGACAGGCAGGATTTAATATTGTGTAAATACTATGCTACTTAGGCTATATATGTCTAGAAATATCAATTTAACGTAACAAAGTCACATACAAAATAATTACATAAAAAGGTAAAATAAGTTATTTCTTATTCATCTTTATAGTACACTTATTTACACAGAATAGGTTAATACAGGTGCTAGGACATCCAGGCAGTGCATTGCGTCTTTTGTCGAGATAAAGTTTTATCATGTCTCCATAGCGTTGCAGGACTCCGGAACAAGTGCTTCCTCCGGTGAAACGTAGCGGGTgctccatttattttgcttttttattgtaaaagaaaaaacactCAAAAGAAGGCatatttgatattttcacaGCAGTCTGTTTTGTTGCAATTTAGTCCGTATTTATACAGAAACTGGCAATATCGCTTCAGCTTTTCCGTTTCCCTCTGGACTTCCGCTTCCTGGAGTCGCCTGCAGGTAGAGGTAGAGACGCACATTTAtgtttatttatacacatttatttatatattaataaatgtatttggAGTATTCAATATTCTAATCGTTATTAAGGACGGTTAAGATGGTTGATGGACAAGcgtcagggagagaaggggcgTGTTTTTGTATGGAATTATTACGTTTAGGAATTATTTGTCAGTTTCATTATTTTAATCTTTGTTGTTTTAGGCATTTCATGGCTCACAACAAGCAGAACGGTAATCCTATATGTTAGTAAATGAAAAATAATTGTACTCATTGGGGTGTGGTTTAAAAACAAAGAGACACAGAAACATGACAGTTAAAACAGTTGGACAATAATGACGTTTTCAAATTAACGCCTTCACAATTAGAGTTGAGTGTTTACGTTGACTTTTT encodes the following:
- the adss1 gene encoding adenylosuccinate synthetase isozyme 1 isoform X2, whose protein sequence is MCRNCLNMGGNNAGHTVVVDGKEYDFHLLPSGIINTKSISLIGNGVVIHLPGLFEEGDKNDKKGLKGWEKRLIVSDRAHLVFDFHQVVDGIQETQRQAQEGKNIGTTKKGIGPTYSSKASRTGLRVCDLLGDFNDFSARFRNLVQQYQSMYPSLIADVEAQLKELKEYGERLRPMVRDGVYYMYEALHGPPKKILVEGANAALLDIDFGTYPFVTSSNCTVGGACTGLGIPPLNIGDVFGVSKAYTTRVGIGAFPTEQLNAVGELLQTRGHEVGVTTGRKRRCGWLDLVILRYAHMINGFTAIALTKLDILDVLDEIKVGVAYKVNGKRVPHFPANMEVLHKVDVEYETFPGWKADTSAARKWNDLPAKAQNYIRFVENHIGVPIKWVGVGKSRECMIQMF
- the adss1 gene encoding adenylosuccinate synthetase isozyme 1 isoform X1, translated to MSFSWSAKDHKSYSNPPSAGLKRPRNDTGNKVTVVLGAQWGDEGKGKVVDLLATESDLVCRCQGGNNAGHTVVVDGKEYDFHLLPSGIINTKSISLIGNGVVIHLPGLFEEGDKNDKKGLKGWEKRLIVSDRAHLVFDFHQVVDGIQETQRQAQEGKNIGTTKKGIGPTYSSKASRTGLRVCDLLGDFNDFSARFRNLVQQYQSMYPSLIADVEAQLKELKEYGERLRPMVRDGVYYMYEALHGPPKKILVEGANAALLDIDFGTYPFVTSSNCTVGGACTGLGIPPLNIGDVFGVSKAYTTRVGIGAFPTEQLNAVGELLQTRGHEVGVTTGRKRRCGWLDLVILRYAHMINGFTAIALTKLDILDVLDEIKVGVAYKVNGKRVPHFPANMEVLHKVDVEYETFPGWKADTSAARKWNDLPAKAQNYIRFVENHIGVPIKWVGVGKSRECMIQMF